In a single window of the Thermococcus stetteri genome:
- a CDS encoding Lrp/AsnC family transcriptional regulator, with translation MTNTEELDALDRSILRILQEDGRASYSEIARRIGVPESTVRLRVKKLAEKGVIRKFAALINPFKAGYSIVAFIAVDAEPGKVKEAAERLSKLPEVDVLGIATGAHDILMQVTVRDLKELEDFLIEKLGSIDGIKSTETSILTSVRKWGYARVF, from the coding sequence ATGACGAATACGGAAGAGCTCGATGCACTTGACAGATCAATACTCCGTATCCTCCAGGAAGACGGAAGGGCAAGCTACTCCGAGATCGCAAGAAGGATAGGAGTTCCTGAATCAACTGTGAGGCTCAGAGTCAAGAAACTCGCCGAGAAAGGAGTTATACGGAAGTTTGCGGCCCTTATAAACCCGTTTAAAGCGGGCTACTCGATAGTGGCGTTTATAGCCGTTGATGCCGAGCCGGGAAAAGTGAAAGAGGCCGCAGAGAGGCTGAGCAAGCTTCCCGAGGTGGACGTCCTCGGCATTGCAACTGGGGCCCACGACATACTGATGCAGGTCACCGTCAGGGATTTGAAGGAGCTTGAGGACTTTCTAATCGAGAAGCTTGGGAGCATAGACGGGATAAAAAGCACGGAGACCTCAATACTGACCAGCGTCAGAAAGTGGGGTTACGCTAGGGTGTTCTAA
- a CDS encoding uracil-xanthine permease family protein, protein MEKVDVVEKPVLKVGIEEKVEPAKAFVFGLQHVLAMFGATVTVPLVVGGAVGLSGDQVAMMIQAVLLAMGIATLLQTLIGTRYPIVQGSSFAFIPGLISIGSTIGMAAVQGALIVGGLIEGLVGWLGIIGKVRKLFTPLVTGVTITLIGFSLANVALMNFFNAYADPNGTNVWKAVLVATVTFLTTVFVALKANGSLKAMPVVVGAAVGYLISIPLGLTNFSLVESLPMLSIPKPFPWGAPVFDTAAIFILLFAFMVSIIESVGDYHAIATVTGAEITERHIGRGIGAEGLACSIAGFLGACGTTSYSENIGMVALTKVGSRHVVQIGAMILIFLSLFPKFAGLLASMPAPVLGGLTLALYGMISVTGLRLIKERVEFTDRNVLILAAALIAGLGAPQLPESLFHALPRIISSILESGMAVGAITAIILERIL, encoded by the coding sequence ATGGAGAAGGTCGATGTTGTAGAGAAGCCGGTTCTGAAAGTTGGAATAGAGGAAAAGGTTGAGCCTGCGAAGGCTTTCGTTTTTGGTCTTCAGCACGTCCTTGCAATGTTCGGAGCCACAGTTACAGTGCCGCTGGTTGTTGGCGGGGCAGTGGGACTCAGCGGAGACCAGGTAGCCATGATGATACAGGCGGTTCTCCTCGCTATGGGCATAGCGACGCTACTTCAGACCCTTATTGGCACCCGCTACCCAATAGTCCAGGGATCGAGCTTCGCATTTATTCCCGGGCTGATATCAATAGGTTCAACCATCGGCATGGCGGCCGTTCAAGGTGCACTGATCGTCGGTGGGCTGATAGAAGGGCTCGTAGGCTGGCTCGGCATCATCGGAAAAGTCAGAAAGCTCTTCACACCGCTCGTCACGGGAGTAACGATAACCCTCATAGGCTTCAGCCTCGCCAACGTCGCGCTGATGAACTTCTTCAACGCGTATGCAGACCCGAACGGCACAAACGTCTGGAAAGCAGTGCTTGTAGCAACGGTCACGTTCCTCACGACGGTTTTCGTGGCACTGAAGGCAAATGGTAGCCTAAAGGCCATGCCAGTAGTGGTGGGCGCAGCAGTTGGATACCTCATCAGCATCCCGCTCGGGCTTACCAACTTCAGTCTCGTCGAGAGCCTCCCTATGCTCAGCATCCCTAAGCCGTTTCCATGGGGAGCGCCGGTTTTTGATACAGCTGCAATATTCATACTGCTCTTTGCCTTCATGGTCAGCATAATCGAGAGCGTAGGTGATTATCACGCCATAGCGACCGTAACGGGTGCGGAGATAACGGAGAGGCACATCGGAAGGGGCATAGGGGCTGAAGGGCTGGCGTGTTCGATAGCTGGCTTTCTTGGCGCCTGCGGTACAACGAGCTATTCCGAGAACATAGGTATGGTCGCTTTAACGAAAGTGGGCAGCAGGCACGTGGTTCAGATCGGAGCAATGATACTGATATTCCTCTCCCTGTTCCCGAAGTTCGCTGGGTTGCTAGCTTCAATGCCGGCTCCAGTGCTCGGCGGCCTAACGCTGGCCCTCTACGGGATGATAAGCGTCACTGGTCTCAGGCTGATAAAGGAGAGGGTTGAGTTCACTGACAGGAACGTCCTCATTCTGGCGGCCGCACTGATAGCGGGCCTCGGCGCACCTCAGCTCCCCGAGAGTCTGTTCCACGCTCTACCAAGAATAATCTCCAGCATCCTTGAGTCGGGCATGGCAGTTGGAGCGATAACGGCGATAATTCTTGAGAGGATTCTCTGA
- a CDS encoding DUF996 domain-containing protein, producing MTVNIKSEKNYGLIGSILVIVGRFLGITPYIRIIMSTVSLVGQVLILLSLKGIGDKLGDDRPFKYYLYSVVSGIVGAIVALIFVAIGILSIPAFVDEADSISTVGISFLGLGVLVLLAAAIIGIYYAIKTWRTMYRLTGVEEFDKTATFLKWGAITLIILVGIILLLIAEVFQIIAFSKLPDELEPKGQKPEYDTGVVVY from the coding sequence GTGACGGTGAACATTAAGAGCGAAAAGAACTACGGTCTGATAGGTTCGATTCTCGTGATAGTGGGCAGATTCCTGGGTATAACTCCCTACATCAGGATAATAATGAGCACGGTTTCCCTCGTCGGGCAGGTTCTCATACTCCTCTCCCTCAAGGGAATCGGGGACAAGCTCGGGGACGACAGGCCCTTTAAGTACTACCTCTACTCGGTCGTCTCGGGCATAGTAGGCGCCATTGTGGCGTTAATTTTCGTGGCGATTGGAATCCTCTCAATCCCGGCCTTCGTCGATGAGGCCGACTCAATTTCCACCGTTGGAATATCCTTCCTGGGCCTTGGCGTCCTTGTCCTGCTGGCCGCGGCGATAATTGGCATCTACTACGCCATCAAGACCTGGCGCACGATGTACAGGCTGACCGGCGTTGAGGAGTTCGACAAAACCGCCACCTTCCTCAAGTGGGGCGCAATAACGCTGATAATCCTCGTTGGCATCATCCTGCTCCTGATAGCAGAAGTGTTCCAGATAATCGCCTTCTCAAAGCTCCCAGATGAACTGGAGCCGAAAGGCCAGAAACCGGAGTACGATACTGGAGTGGTCGTTTACTGA
- the nuoI gene encoding NADH-quinone oxidoreductase subunit NuoI encodes MPARVVGEEKVKLKKSFIKPWMGIKYLFKKPVTIKIPYEKIEPAPKYRGFHTLDWKKCIGCNFCGQICPARAIEMTWIEVDGQMEKRPHPKVDYGRCTFCQFCVDVCPTGALGFSENYYLTTGGLEEDLQLYDWVPIHPDKVRELNEKFNDYRFPVERIKFNKETKEVTYYLRDGSTIQFKILGYGLRPPKPPAKPAQKPAEKKEAPTSAKKEEKPTGKAETKAEEKKE; translated from the coding sequence ATGCCCGCGAGAGTCGTTGGTGAGGAAAAGGTCAAGCTCAAGAAGTCCTTCATCAAGCCCTGGATGGGCATCAAGTACCTCTTCAAGAAGCCGGTTACGATAAAGATACCCTATGAGAAGATAGAGCCCGCTCCGAAGTACAGGGGATTCCACACACTCGACTGGAAGAAGTGCATTGGCTGTAACTTCTGCGGCCAGATATGCCCGGCCAGGGCAATAGAGATGACGTGGATAGAAGTGGACGGCCAGATGGAGAAGAGGCCGCACCCGAAGGTGGACTACGGACGCTGTACGTTCTGCCAGTTCTGCGTCGATGTCTGCCCGACGGGAGCTCTCGGCTTCAGCGAGAACTACTACCTGACCACTGGCGGCCTCGAAGAAGACCTCCAGCTCTACGACTGGGTTCCCATCCACCCGGACAAGGTCAGGGAGCTGAACGAGAAGTTCAATGACTACCGCTTCCCGGTCGAAAGGATAAAGTTCAACAAGGAGACAAAGGAGGTAACGTACTACCTCCGCGACGGCTCGACGATACAGTTCAAGATACTGGGCTACGGCCTCAGGCCGCCGAAGCCGCCGGCAAAGCCAGCACAGAAGCCGGCCGAGAAGAAAGAGGCTCCCACATCGGCGAAGAAGGAAGAGAAACCCACCGGAAAGGCTGAGACCAAAGCCGAGGAGAAGAAGGAGTGA
- a CDS encoding NADH-quinone oxidoreductase subunit D — MANLEVPKELREEAKAHDMYLHPIDEDTYELFFGPQHMATENFSIILKMDGNRIERAIVNPGFLHRGFEKLAEQRPYFTNIALILRICVPESDVPENIYSMAVDEIVGWEVPDRAIWIRNVVLEMARLSAWMFWIMGFGNEIGLYTAGQWAAAYRERFMRLFEELTGGRVYHIYTVPGGVRRDIPGDRWLRQLRDTVEYIKGKMKDFDEILFDNYIMFERTEGVGVMDKKFALKHAVTGPNLRAVGVPYDVRKDDPYYFYDQLDFEVPVLKEGDSLARVLVRRYEIEQDLYILEQLLDMGPPSGPYMVQDARLKALPRFKPPKGEAYAHVESTKGDFGVFVVSDGTHKPYRAHFRGPSQSHGVTVLEELLKGARLADVPVILKTLDNCPPDIDR, encoded by the coding sequence ATGGCTAACCTTGAAGTTCCGAAGGAGTTGAGGGAAGAGGCAAAGGCCCACGACATGTACCTCCACCCGATAGACGAGGACACCTACGAGCTGTTCTTCGGTCCACAGCACATGGCAACGGAGAACTTCAGCATAATCCTGAAGATGGACGGCAACAGGATCGAGAGGGCGATAGTAAACCCAGGCTTCCTCCACAGGGGTTTCGAGAAGCTCGCCGAGCAGAGGCCGTACTTCACGAACATAGCCCTCATCCTCCGTATCTGTGTCCCGGAGAGCGACGTCCCTGAGAACATCTACTCAATGGCAGTTGACGAGATAGTCGGATGGGAGGTCCCGGACAGGGCTATCTGGATCAGGAACGTTGTCCTCGAGATGGCGAGGCTCAGCGCCTGGATGTTCTGGATAATGGGCTTTGGAAACGAGATAGGCCTCTACACAGCCGGCCAGTGGGCGGCGGCCTATCGTGAGAGGTTCATGCGCCTCTTCGAGGAGCTCACCGGGGGAAGGGTGTACCACATCTACACCGTCCCAGGTGGTGTGAGGAGGGACATACCGGGAGACAGGTGGCTCCGCCAGCTCAGGGACACCGTTGAGTACATCAAGGGCAAGATGAAGGACTTCGACGAGATACTCTTCGACAACTACATCATGTTCGAGAGGACTGAGGGAGTCGGCGTTATGGACAAGAAGTTCGCCCTTAAGCACGCGGTAACCGGGCCGAACCTCAGGGCAGTCGGCGTTCCCTACGACGTTAGGAAGGACGACCCGTACTACTTCTACGACCAGCTCGACTTCGAGGTTCCAGTCCTCAAGGAGGGCGACAGCCTCGCGAGGGTTCTCGTCAGGAGGTACGAGATTGAGCAGGATCTTTACATACTCGAACAGCTTCTCGACATGGGGCCGCCGAGCGGGCCTTACATGGTTCAGGACGCCAGGCTTAAGGCCCTCCCGAGGTTCAAGCCGCCGAAGGGGGAGGCTTACGCACACGTGGAGAGCACCAAGGGCGACTTCGGGGTCTTCGTCGTCAGCGACGGAACCCACAAGCCGTACAGGGCACACTTCCGCGGTCCGAGCCAGAGCCACGGTGTTACAGTGCTTGAGGAGCTCCTGAAGGGAGCGCGCCTCGCTGATGTCCCGGTCATATTGAAGACCCTTGACAACTGCCCGCCGGACATAGACAGGTGA
- a CDS encoding NADH-quinone oxidoreductase subunit C has product MDMNEKPKVEEKVQEEATVEEKPTLPDTKEGKIVKALLEKAPYAEGEVIRERRVKFTVPAERIHEFLELASETFEMLMQISVVDWLKEGQFEVNYQLWSVSESVHAFVKTRVPRDDAKLPTVMDIWPVAETYEREAHEFFGIVFEGNPRLGPFILEPREYEKHPLRKDFNTLSYVKTIYGKDFDRYDESKTNYVI; this is encoded by the coding sequence ATGGATATGAACGAGAAGCCCAAGGTTGAGGAAAAGGTTCAGGAGGAGGCAACCGTGGAGGAGAAGCCGACCCTACCCGACACTAAGGAAGGAAAGATCGTGAAGGCGCTCCTTGAAAAGGCACCCTACGCCGAGGGAGAGGTAATCCGCGAGAGGCGCGTTAAGTTCACGGTTCCAGCGGAGAGGATACACGAGTTCCTTGAGCTCGCGAGCGAAACCTTTGAGATGCTCATGCAGATAAGCGTCGTTGACTGGCTCAAGGAGGGCCAGTTCGAGGTGAACTACCAGCTCTGGAGCGTGAGCGAGAGCGTCCACGCCTTCGTGAAGACGAGGGTTCCGAGGGACGACGCGAAGCTCCCGACGGTCATGGACATCTGGCCGGTTGCGGAGACCTACGAGAGGGAAGCACACGAGTTCTTCGGGATAGTCTTCGAGGGCAACCCGAGGCTCGGGCCGTTCATCCTCGAGCCAAGGGAGTACGAGAAGCACCCGCTCAGGAAGGACTTCAACACGCTGTCCTACGTCAAGACCATCTATGGAAAGGACTTCGACAGATATGATGAGAGCAAGACAAACTACGTGATATGA
- a CDS encoding NuoB/complex I 20 kDa subunit family protein codes for MSEMQNGDVIHYELKEFQLFEPLFRWARKKSLWIVAFCTGCGGIEMPPLATARYDFERFGIMPNPAPRMADLFLITGYVTPKTLKRIIITYEMMQDPKYVLAHGSCPINGGVYWDSYNVVKQLDKYIPIDVAIAGCMPRAEAVMDGIMEIMRKIESGEADGWKRYKENYEWYRKNQDELFGEGWREKDARRWLAWI; via the coding sequence ATGAGCGAGATGCAGAACGGTGATGTGATACACTACGAACTGAAGGAGTTCCAGCTCTTCGAGCCCCTCTTCAGGTGGGCGAGAAAGAAGAGCCTCTGGATAGTGGCGTTCTGTACGGGATGCGGCGGTATAGAGATGCCTCCGTTAGCCACCGCCAGGTACGACTTCGAGCGTTTCGGAATAATGCCCAACCCAGCCCCCAGAATGGCAGACCTCTTCCTCATCACGGGCTACGTTACTCCAAAGACTCTCAAGAGGATAATCATAACCTACGAGATGATGCAGGATCCGAAGTACGTCCTCGCCCACGGCTCCTGCCCGATAAACGGAGGAGTCTACTGGGACTCCTACAACGTGGTCAAGCAACTCGACAAGTACATCCCGATCGACGTCGCCATAGCCGGCTGCATGCCGAGGGCGGAGGCAGTCATGGACGGTATAATGGAGATAATGCGCAAGATCGAGAGCGGTGAAGCCGACGGCTGGAAGAGGTATAAGGAGAACTACGAGTGGTACAGGAAGAACCAGGACGAGCTCTTCGGAGAAGGATGGCGCGAGAAGGACGCGAGGAGGTGGCTTGCATGGATATGA